From the genome of Thermococcus chitonophagus, one region includes:
- a CDS encoding FmdE family protein, producing the protein MLKLNKLVEKRDAEGILEYAKEFHGHICPYLALGIRASLIAMEELGVGRLDYSGSVDESILAIVETNSCFTDGVQVATGCTLGNNSLIYVDTGKTALTLVKRETWEGVRVYADSEKLRELYPPRATKLFNKVVKERRGTPEERKELWRYWEEIAKEFLHLPKDYFKIERVKVPPIEQAPIFESIRCSKCGELVMAPKVVYINEKPYCRACAGEEIPAIIGRGITSWRCSK; encoded by the coding sequence GTGCTCAAGTTAAATAAGCTCGTTGAAAAGAGAGATGCCGAGGGGATCCTTGAATACGCAAAGGAGTTCCACGGTCACATCTGCCCCTATTTGGCCCTCGGAATTAGGGCCTCACTGATAGCCATGGAGGAATTGGGAGTTGGAAGGCTCGACTATTCGGGGAGTGTTGACGAATCAATTCTCGCCATAGTGGAAACGAATAGTTGCTTTACCGACGGAGTGCAGGTGGCAACTGGTTGTACTCTCGGCAACAACTCCCTGATTTACGTTGACACTGGAAAGACGGCATTAACCCTAGTTAAGAGGGAAACTTGGGAGGGTGTGAGGGTTTATGCAGATTCTGAGAAGCTTAGGGAACTTTACCCTCCCAGGGCAACTAAACTCTTCAACAAAGTAGTGAAGGAAAGGAGGGGAACCCCCGAGGAAAGGAAAGAGTTGTGGAGGTACTGGGAAGAGATAGCGAAGGAGTTTCTACATCTTCCAAAAGATTACTTCAAGATTGAGAGGGTTAAAGTCCCGCCAATAGAACAGGCCCCAATTTTCGAAAGCATTCGGTGTTCTAAGTGCGGTGAGCTTGTAATGGCTCCTAAAGTTGTCTACATAAACGAAAAGCCCTACTGCAGGGCCTGTGCTGGTGAGGAGATTCCTGCAATCATTGGAAGAGGGATAACCAGCTGGAGGTGTAGCAAATGA
- a CDS encoding TatD family hydrolase yields the protein MIILDNHFHVDPNNGIFLEAVKQFYRAGGTHLVVVYKSAHDYGFPGVRAEDFMKAMDFHVKLVEKINSETKVKAFAVVGVHPAEFDYLARNKGLEYAKNEVMKALEYAQKLCLEGKAIGIGEVGRPHYEVPQEIWEASIELMKYSMALAKDADCAVQLHTESFDEEKFRELGRYIKEVGIKPYRVVKHFSPPLVKVAKEVGVFPSIIASRKNIEEAIKQGNRFLMETDYIDDKKRPGAVLGPKTVPRRTKEFLQKGLFTEGDVYMIHVENPREVYGLELED from the coding sequence ATGATAATCCTCGACAACCACTTCCATGTAGATCCAAACAACGGGATATTCCTTGAGGCCGTCAAGCAGTTCTACAGGGCAGGGGGGACTCATCTAGTTGTGGTCTATAAGAGCGCTCACGACTACGGCTTCCCTGGGGTCAGAGCGGAGGACTTCATGAAGGCAATGGACTTTCACGTTAAGCTAGTGGAGAAGATAAACAGTGAGACGAAAGTTAAGGCCTTTGCCGTCGTTGGAGTTCATCCTGCGGAATTCGACTATCTTGCAAGGAATAAGGGGCTAGAGTACGCGAAGAATGAGGTTATGAAAGCCCTAGAATACGCTCAAAAGCTGTGCCTAGAGGGGAAGGCCATCGGGATTGGGGAAGTGGGAAGGCCCCACTATGAAGTGCCTCAAGAGATATGGGAGGCGAGCATAGAGCTCATGAAGTACTCAATGGCTCTAGCCAAAGACGCCGACTGTGCTGTTCAGCTTCATACTGAGAGCTTCGACGAGGAGAAGTTTAGAGAGCTAGGAAGGTACATTAAGGAAGTTGGAATTAAGCCCTACAGAGTAGTTAAGCACTTCTCACCTCCCCTTGTGAAGGTGGCCAAGGAGGTGGGGGTGTTTCCAAGCATAATAGCCAGCAGAAAGAATATAGAGGAGGCAATAAAACAGGGAAATAGATTTCTTATGGAGACTGACTACATAGATGACAAGAAAAGACCTGGAGCAGTTTTGGGACCAAAGACAGTTCCCAGGAGAACGAAAGAATTCCTGCAAAAGGGCTTGTTTACTGAGGGGGACGTTTACATGATACATGTGGAGAACCCCAGGGAGGTTTATGGTCTCGAACTTGAGGACTAA
- a CDS encoding ABC transporter ATP-binding protein, whose product MKALSLRDVSFSYNGHSILRGISFDVEKGEFLVILGPNGAGKSTLLRCIMGMLKCSGSIEIMGRNLAALRRDELAKLISYVPQRVEPNFLRVFDFVLLGRKPYMGLRPSNDDIKSVMHALKTVGIEKLAERPTRMLSGGELQKAAIARALAQETPIILLDEPTNNLDPKSQIEVMNVLKRLSKEGKTVISVMHDVNLALRYGDRMVFIKEGKFLGECEAGNGCRELLKAAFDSNVEIVETKHGFKICYFF is encoded by the coding sequence ATGAAGGCCCTAAGCTTGAGAGACGTCTCCTTCTCGTACAATGGTCATTCAATACTTAGGGGGATAAGCTTTGACGTTGAGAAAGGGGAATTCTTGGTAATCCTGGGACCGAATGGGGCGGGGAAGAGTACCCTCTTAAGATGTATCATGGGCATGCTGAAGTGCTCGGGGTCAATAGAGATCATGGGCAGGAATTTGGCTGCGTTGAGGAGGGATGAACTAGCTAAGCTGATATCCTACGTCCCTCAGAGGGTTGAACCAAACTTTTTGAGGGTTTTTGACTTCGTTCTCTTGGGTAGAAAGCCGTATATGGGCCTAAGACCAAGTAACGATGACATAAAGTCAGTAATGCATGCACTAAAGACCGTGGGGATAGAAAAACTTGCAGAGAGGCCAACAAGGATGCTTAGCGGAGGAGAACTTCAAAAAGCGGCAATAGCTAGGGCCCTAGCCCAGGAAACTCCCATAATCTTGCTTGATGAACCTACAAACAACCTCGATCCAAAGAGCCAGATAGAGGTCATGAACGTTCTGAAAAGACTATCCAAAGAGGGAAAAACAGTTATCTCCGTAATGCATGATGTAAATCTCGCCCTGAGGTATGGGGACAGGATGGTGTTCATCAAGGAAGGAAAGTTCCTCGGTGAGTGCGAAGCTGGGAATGGCTGTAGGGAGCTTTTAAAAGCGGCCTTTGATAGCAATGTTGAGATCGTTGAGACTAAGCATGGCTTTAAAATATGCTATTTCTTTTAG
- a CDS encoding FecCD family ABC transporter permease, which produces MYEGYVRKRTLAAFGLLFLIFLVSLFSLMKGAYPLSSREVFNALLGKGSRAAVYTVWNIRLPRIVAAVLVGASLALSGAVLQGILRNPLATPFTMGVSHGAMFGASLAIILGAGYAESSGRVVVDNPYAIVLFAFMGAMLSTIVIVSLAKLKGLSPQAMILAGVAMSSLFMAMTTLIQYFANELQLAAMVYWSFGDLGRPYWREDLIMLVSFIPTLGYFLAKRWDLNATSIGDEVALSIGVEVDKFRMISAILSAYITAVSVAFVGVIGFIGLIAPHAIRLMFGGDYRFLIPLSTLLGSLILLVADTFARLAFSPMILPVGVVTSFLGAPTFLYLLIKMEGAR; this is translated from the coding sequence ATGTACGAAGGATACGTTAGAAAGAGAACTCTCGCAGCTTTTGGCCTTCTCTTCCTAATTTTCTTGGTTAGCCTATTCTCCCTCATGAAGGGGGCTTATCCTCTCTCCTCGCGGGAAGTTTTCAATGCTCTATTAGGCAAAGGTTCGAGAGCAGCAGTCTACACTGTCTGGAACATAAGGCTCCCCAGGATAGTTGCGGCAGTCCTAGTTGGGGCTTCTCTAGCCTTAAGCGGTGCAGTCCTACAGGGGATCCTCAGGAACCCTTTAGCAACTCCCTTCACCATGGGAGTTTCTCATGGAGCAATGTTTGGTGCTTCTCTGGCGATAATCCTTGGAGCGGGCTACGCTGAGAGCTCCGGAAGAGTTGTGGTAGATAATCCCTATGCAATAGTTTTGTTCGCGTTCATGGGCGCGATGCTCTCAACGATAGTGATAGTGTCCCTGGCGAAGCTTAAGGGGCTGAGCCCTCAAGCGATGATACTTGCCGGAGTTGCCATGAGCTCACTTTTCATGGCCATGACGACCTTAATTCAGTACTTTGCCAACGAGCTTCAGCTTGCCGCAATGGTGTACTGGAGCTTTGGTGATCTTGGAAGGCCCTACTGGAGGGAAGATTTAATCATGCTAGTTTCGTTTATACCTACACTAGGATACTTCTTGGCGAAGAGGTGGGATCTTAATGCTACATCAATTGGGGATGAAGTCGCGCTTTCCATTGGGGTTGAGGTTGACAAGTTCAGGATGATCTCCGCAATATTATCAGCCTACATCACGGCGGTTAGCGTTGCATTCGTGGGGGTTATAGGGTTCATAGGTCTGATTGCTCCACATGCGATAAGGCTGATGTTTGGAGGAGACTACAGGTTCCTAATTCCCCTTTCCACTCTACTCGGCTCCTTAATACTCTTGGTAGCAGATACATTCGCGAGGCTTGCGTTCTCCCCAATGATACTGCCAGTTGGTGTTGTGACTTCATTTTTAGGGGCCCCAACGTTCCTGTACCTTTTGATAAAGATGGAGGGGGCGAGATGA
- a CDS encoding ABC transporter permease, whose product MSLREVLTIAKKELRVQRRYRLVWLNFALTPFFILAPWVLTAKFLSPSFGESVLVGSIMWYWLNQYFFGLQEAFEDEREEGTLVSVALSPVSLLSFLLGKGLWMVVECSYITVVTMVIFKLAGVSAGFGLLPLYIASGFYMFAFSLLWAGLVLRFRRIGGVNFLTQEALAVASGVTADIRAYPRIVRGVAYLIPLTYTIIVGRKILHGDFSGLSYYLLGLNLVTLVYLIVGIWMIKKGEEFLRISGEWEAW is encoded by the coding sequence ATGAGCCTTAGGGAAGTATTAACGATAGCGAAGAAGGAGTTGAGGGTCCAGAGGAGGTATAGGTTAGTCTGGCTCAACTTTGCCCTAACCCCGTTCTTCATCTTAGCTCCCTGGGTTCTCACGGCGAAGTTCCTCTCCCCAAGCTTTGGAGAATCCGTGTTAGTGGGTTCTATAATGTGGTACTGGCTGAACCAGTACTTCTTTGGCCTTCAGGAGGCATTTGAGGATGAGAGGGAGGAGGGGACTCTAGTGAGTGTTGCCCTATCTCCTGTAAGTCTTCTGAGCTTTCTCCTCGGTAAGGGTCTCTGGATGGTTGTCGAGTGCTCCTACATCACGGTTGTTACTATGGTCATCTTCAAGTTAGCTGGAGTTTCAGCCGGATTTGGGCTCCTCCCTCTCTACATAGCTTCCGGCTTTTACATGTTCGCCTTCTCACTTCTATGGGCCGGTCTAGTCCTTAGGTTCAGGAGGATAGGAGGAGTGAACTTCTTAACCCAGGAAGCACTCGCAGTTGCCTCGGGTGTTACCGCCGACATTAGGGCTTACCCCAGGATCGTTAGAGGAGTGGCATATCTGATACCGCTAACGTACACGATAATAGTGGGCAGAAAGATCCTCCATGGAGACTTCTCCGGCTTATCCTACTACCTCCTGGGCTTAAACTTAGTTACACTTGTATACCTTATCGTTGGAATATGGATGATAAAGAAGGGAGAAGAGTTCCTCAGAATTAGCGGGGAGTGGGAGGCTTGGTGA
- a CDS encoding ABC transporter permease, with protein sequence MRFLALAKASLLTARRYRIDWYGNVLVPVLTVVPVIIALWYGKKIGLGDILGTENYFEYYILGIAYWNYVEVVWSSIFVLRYYMRTDQLEDMLLTPLTPLEYILGWSLLGIAVTTVTSLPLVALAVIMGLIGATVSEVAVSVVVFLLSITASFGLAYLIFGLTLVIREGDEVVSLIGNMAPLIGGLYFPITLLPGPLRHLSYAFPFTWGVDVLRALLTGSRPIFGVREELLILFALTLLYLTLGVLSYKFLERTMRRKGIQGF encoded by the coding sequence GTGAGGTTTTTGGCACTTGCCAAAGCGTCCCTGCTGACGGCGAGGAGGTACAGAATTGACTGGTACGGGAACGTTCTAGTTCCAGTGCTCACGGTAGTTCCAGTTATAATTGCACTCTGGTACGGGAAAAAGATTGGCTTAGGGGATATTTTGGGAACAGAGAACTACTTTGAGTACTACATCCTCGGAATAGCGTACTGGAACTACGTGGAGGTCGTGTGGTCCTCCATCTTTGTCCTAAGGTACTACATGAGAACAGACCAGCTTGAGGACATGTTGCTAACTCCTCTCACTCCACTTGAGTACATCCTGGGCTGGTCTCTCCTTGGGATTGCTGTAACAACTGTTACTTCCCTGCCCTTGGTTGCCTTGGCAGTTATTATGGGACTTATTGGGGCAACGGTTTCTGAAGTTGCCGTTTCAGTTGTGGTGTTCCTCCTGTCCATAACTGCCTCTTTCGGCCTCGCCTATCTCATATTTGGACTAACCCTAGTGATCAGGGAGGGAGATGAGGTTGTATCCTTAATTGGAAACATGGCACCCCTCATAGGAGGTCTTTACTTTCCCATAACTCTCCTCCCGGGGCCCTTAAGGCACCTCTCGTATGCGTTTCCCTTCACGTGGGGAGTTGACGTTCTAAGGGCCCTTCTCACCGGATCAAGACCTATATTTGGGGTAAGGGAGGAATTGTTGATACTCTTCGCGTTAACCCTACTATACCTAACGCTGGGCGTTCTCTCATACAAGTTCCTTGAGAGAACCATGAGGAGAAAGGGAATTCAGGGGTTCTAA
- a CDS encoding ABC transporter ATP-binding protein, translated as MAIELKGVWKSFNGTHVLKDVNLKIREGEFVVIAGENGSGKSTLLKIISGLLVPDKGEVRVFGYDMMREWKKASKILGVVLANERSLYWKLTGMENLEVFAGLYGVKNWREKAEYLLKRLGLENAKDKLVEEYSTGMRKKLLLAKALIHDPKVLLLDEVLNGLDPRAVTEVISFLQELNSQGVTIVLVSHILHGLPENGRLIVMREGRIIADDRLSRFSFDTLRITATINGEEVEVIAREEELDEKLRELIRRNAQDIRVERDDLYSVLRRLLNEP; from the coding sequence ATGGCAATTGAGCTGAAAGGAGTTTGGAAGAGCTTCAATGGTACTCATGTTCTCAAGGATGTAAATCTCAAAATAAGGGAGGGCGAGTTCGTAGTAATTGCCGGGGAAAATGGTTCTGGTAAGAGCACTCTCCTTAAGATCATTTCTGGTCTCTTAGTCCCGGATAAGGGCGAAGTTAGGGTCTTCGGCTACGACATGATGAGGGAGTGGAAGAAGGCTTCAAAAATCCTAGGTGTGGTGCTTGCAAACGAGAGAAGCCTATACTGGAAGCTCACGGGGATGGAGAACCTTGAGGTGTTTGCGGGCCTCTATGGGGTTAAAAACTGGAGGGAAAAAGCCGAGTACCTCCTCAAAAGGCTTGGTCTTGAGAATGCTAAGGACAAACTTGTCGAAGAGTATTCAACGGGAATGAGGAAGAAGCTACTCTTAGCAAAGGCCTTAATTCACGACCCAAAGGTTCTCCTTCTCGATGAGGTTTTAAATGGCCTCGATCCAAGGGCCGTAACCGAGGTTATCTCCTTCCTTCAAGAGCTCAACTCCCAGGGAGTTACGATTGTGTTGGTGAGTCACATCCTTCACGGCCTTCCCGAGAACGGGAGGCTAATCGTCATGAGGGAGGGAAGGATAATAGCCGATGACAGGCTTTCAAGGTTCTCGTTCGATACCTTAAGAATCACCGCAACAATCAATGGAGAGGAAGTTGAGGTAATAGCCAGAGAGGAGGAGCTCGACGAGAAGCTTAGGGAGCTCATAAGGAGGAACGCCCAGGATATAAGGGTCGAAAGGGATGATCTATACTCCGTTTTGAGGAGGCTCCTCAATGAGCCTTAG
- the pbp11 gene encoding tRNA-binding protein Pbp11 → MFRRILEIFKKGESEELDSQEKFLVGKVRVEGKLRVGPWDAVICEVEEGIVKIGYKLKKGRKKVPIMKIQKERKDIEFAIPGDKVALILDGSIEVESGEVLKIYST, encoded by the coding sequence ATGTTTAGGAGAATCCTGGAGATATTTAAGAAAGGCGAGAGTGAAGAGCTAGATTCTCAGGAAAAGTTTCTAGTAGGCAAAGTGAGGGTTGAGGGAAAGCTCAGGGTTGGGCCATGGGATGCAGTTATATGCGAGGTTGAAGAAGGGATAGTAAAGATAGGCTACAAACTCAAGAAGGGCAGGAAAAAAGTTCCAATAATGAAGATCCAGAAGGAAAGGAAGGATATAGAGTTCGCGATTCCTGGGGACAAGGTTGCGCTAATACTAGATGGATCAATAGAAGTGGAAAGTGGAGAAGTTCTTAAGATCTACTCCACCTAA
- a CDS encoding cytochrome c biogenesis CcdA family protein, with the protein MKTEFKYLLLIILLSFGLSSITLSLIHLQSFIPQFFTLAIVDSVNPCTFVVYTIFLIALSVKGLPKRALYTVGLAFIFAVYASYYTLGIGLMILTGKIPTTWAGYLAIGFGTYEIITGLLEKSRTVGKGKLRKLAFSTEATIVGGLILGFAVSTTLLPCSMGPYIVFNTIISKMEALAYLLLALYNLIFVLPLFIILFAMGSLSESKEFSRAMVRHSRELSVIAGILLIGIGIWVLFKF; encoded by the coding sequence ATGAAAACTGAGTTCAAGTACCTCCTCCTCATAATTCTCCTGTCCTTTGGCCTAAGCTCAATAACGCTGAGCTTAATTCATCTTCAAAGCTTCATCCCTCAGTTCTTCACCCTCGCAATAGTTGATTCAGTTAACCCCTGCACCTTTGTGGTCTACACTATATTCCTCATAGCACTCTCAGTCAAAGGCCTTCCCAAGAGGGCTTTATACACCGTGGGCCTTGCCTTCATATTTGCCGTTTATGCTTCATACTACACCCTCGGAATAGGCCTCATGATCCTAACTGGGAAGATACCGACAACGTGGGCCGGCTATTTAGCTATTGGATTTGGAACATATGAGATAATAACGGGGCTTCTCGAGAAGTCTAGAACCGTCGGCAAGGGAAAGTTAAGGAAGCTTGCTTTTTCAACTGAAGCTACAATAGTTGGAGGCCTAATTCTAGGTTTTGCAGTCTCAACAACCCTCTTACCCTGCTCTATGGGACCTTACATAGTTTTCAACACGATTATATCTAAGATGGAGGCCCTAGCTTACCTGCTCTTGGCCCTGTACAACCTGATATTCGTCCTGCCCCTCTTCATAATTCTCTTCGCAATGGGAAGCTTAAGCGAGAGCAAGGAGTTCTCGAGGGCCATGGTTAGACACTCTAGGGAGCTTTCAGTAATTGCTGGAATCCTCCTAATAGGGATTGGAATATGGGTCTTGTTCAAGTTCTAA
- a CDS encoding iron ABC transporter substrate-binding protein: MRKLIVFALVFLVLGCLGSSTPTETSNVVKVTDMLGRTVEVPKEVHRIVAAGPGCLRLIVYLNASDMVVGVEDFEKRFNFGRPYILAHPELRNLPTIGPGGPGKLPNLEEIMKLKPDVIFMTYVDKKTADEIQEKTGIPVVVLSYGELATFSDEELFKSLELAGKILGKEERAKEVINFIKSIQKDLEERTKDVTPKTVYVGGIGYKGAHGIESTEADYPPFKAVHAENVASVLGKGHKFIDKEKLLEWQPEYLFIDEGGLKLILEDYKKNPGFYKSLKAVQEGHVYGLLPYNFYATNIGTAMADAYFIGKVLYPEKFRDVDPAKKADEIYEFLVGKPVYSILAKQFGGFGKVDLENGSVTYSLPVNP; encoded by the coding sequence ATGAGGAAGTTAATAGTTTTTGCCTTGGTCTTTCTGGTTCTCGGTTGCCTAGGTTCTTCAACTCCAACGGAGACTTCCAATGTAGTAAAGGTTACGGACATGCTTGGAAGAACGGTTGAGGTTCCCAAAGAAGTTCACAGGATAGTTGCCGCGGGTCCCGGCTGTTTAAGGCTGATAGTCTACCTCAACGCGAGCGATATGGTAGTTGGCGTTGAGGACTTCGAAAAGAGGTTCAACTTCGGAAGGCCTTACATCTTAGCTCACCCTGAGCTTAGAAATCTCCCAACGATAGGCCCGGGAGGCCCGGGCAAGTTGCCAAACTTGGAGGAGATAATGAAGCTCAAGCCCGACGTGATATTCATGACGTACGTTGATAAGAAGACCGCTGATGAAATTCAGGAAAAAACCGGAATTCCGGTTGTTGTTCTAAGCTATGGGGAGCTAGCAACTTTCAGCGATGAGGAGTTATTCAAGTCACTTGAACTTGCCGGCAAAATCTTGGGTAAGGAGGAGAGGGCCAAGGAGGTAATTAACTTCATAAAGTCAATCCAGAAGGATTTGGAGGAAAGGACAAAGGACGTAACCCCTAAGACCGTGTACGTTGGTGGGATAGGCTACAAGGGAGCACATGGAATAGAGAGCACCGAGGCCGATTATCCGCCATTCAAGGCTGTGCATGCGGAGAACGTTGCCAGCGTTCTTGGGAAAGGCCATAAGTTTATAGATAAAGAAAAGTTGCTCGAGTGGCAACCTGAGTACCTCTTCATAGACGAAGGAGGATTAAAGCTTATCCTTGAAGACTACAAGAAGAACCCAGGGTTTTACAAGTCCCTAAAGGCAGTCCAAGAGGGGCACGTTTATGGTCTGCTACCCTACAACTTCTACGCCACTAACATCGGGACTGCAATGGCCGATGCATATTTCATAGGCAAGGTTCTGTATCCCGAGAAGTTCAGAGATGTAGATCCAGCGAAAAAGGCGGATGAGATCTATGAGTTCCTCGTGGGCAAGCCAGTCTATTCGATATTGGCAAAGCAGTTCGGCGGGTTTGGAAAGGTAGATCTTGAGAACGGAAGTGTTACATACTCCCTGCCGGTGAACCCGTGA
- a CDS encoding ATP-binding protein, with amino-acid sequence MNIVRFIDRKREINELNKAKERARGRLYVLVIYGHRRVGKTRLLAEFLGKNDLYFFVNRGKNSERLLKEFTEILREKQLLGKYEVIETWDQFFDVLLSRFEGVVAFDEFQDFHFVDRSVFSTLQRKIDEFENKAKVLLILTGSTLGLIKRTFQDGREPLYGRVEKFMKLKPLGIRDTYRFSLELGIGKMQDFITLYSVFGGYPKYWVAMEDEGLIGESAEKILKELIFSEFPPLENEAEVILSLELGGRSSTYYSILQAIAEGKSTISQVASHLRRKETSITRQLNELKEYFELVGKTCSPINERCLLYVAHPYLAFWFRFIYPNQSEYEINREKLWRKVKKELEGYVGNRFDLIGAEILTLKYQVSKFGRHFGFYREGGKRKVYEIDFVGIDGKRAIFAEFKWRKKAIDAEKLVEELKWKAEMSGWKGEKKFVLVGRKFKNVPGDVEVIDEEDVRELISQA; translated from the coding sequence GTGAATATAGTGAGGTTCATAGATAGGAAACGTGAGATCAACGAGCTAAATAAAGCCAAAGAGAGGGCAAGAGGGAGATTGTACGTTCTCGTTATTTATGGGCATAGGAGAGTGGGCAAAACAAGATTGCTTGCGGAATTTCTAGGTAAAAATGATCTCTACTTTTTCGTGAATAGGGGCAAAAACTCCGAAAGGTTGCTCAAAGAATTTACCGAGATCCTGAGAGAAAAGCAACTTCTGGGAAAATATGAGGTTATTGAAACATGGGATCAGTTCTTTGACGTTCTGTTGTCTAGGTTTGAAGGTGTAGTGGCCTTCGATGAATTTCAAGACTTTCACTTCGTGGATAGATCGGTGTTCTCAACATTGCAAAGGAAAATTGACGAGTTCGAGAATAAAGCCAAAGTCCTCTTAATCCTTACCGGATCAACGTTGGGGCTAATAAAAAGAACGTTCCAGGATGGAAGAGAACCCCTTTATGGAAGAGTAGAGAAGTTTATGAAGCTTAAACCGCTGGGGATTAGAGATACATATAGATTTTCCTTAGAGCTTGGAATAGGCAAGATGCAGGATTTCATAACTCTGTACTCAGTATTTGGAGGTTACCCTAAGTACTGGGTTGCAATGGAGGATGAAGGATTAATAGGTGAAAGCGCGGAAAAAATCCTGAAGGAACTTATATTCTCCGAATTCCCTCCCCTTGAAAACGAGGCTGAGGTTATACTCTCGCTTGAGCTCGGAGGCAGATCATCTACTTACTACTCAATACTCCAAGCAATAGCGGAGGGAAAGTCAACGATTTCTCAAGTAGCCAGCCATCTGAGGAGAAAGGAAACCAGTATAACGAGGCAGTTAAATGAGCTCAAGGAGTACTTTGAACTTGTTGGGAAGACGTGTTCCCCAATAAATGAGAGGTGCCTCCTCTATGTTGCTCACCCATACCTAGCGTTCTGGTTTAGGTTCATTTATCCTAATCAATCTGAGTATGAAATAAACAGGGAAAAGCTTTGGAGGAAGGTTAAGAAGGAGTTAGAGGGCTACGTTGGGAATAGGTTTGACTTAATTGGTGCAGAAATCCTAACTTTAAAGTATCAAGTTTCCAAATTTGGAAGGCACTTCGGCTTTTACAGAGAGGGAGGTAAGAGGAAGGTATATGAGATAGACTTTGTTGGAATAGATGGCAAGAGAGCCATATTCGCTGAGTTTAAGTGGCGTAAAAAGGCTATTGATGCAGAGAAACTAGTTGAGGAATTGAAGTGGAAGGCGGAAATGAGTGGATGGAAGGGAGAGAAGAAGTTCGTTTTAGTCGGTAGGAAATTTAAGAACGTCCCCGGAGATGTTGAGGTTATAGATGAGGAGGATGTTAGAGAGTTAATTTCTCAAGCCTAG
- a CDS encoding RNA-binding domain-containing protein, translating into MDINKLLELIKEGENERIEFKRAATPDIAREICAMANAEGGYILIGVTDEGKITGCNVKKAKETITSALQNVTPPLKVKMHVLSLEGRHILVVEVPKSSVLCSIGGVAYIRVGTGIRPLSIQEIVMLSSELGTITWDEFPVADISEIKEEYVEWFFNSMKRARGREIRRENWNRYLRSVRAIKGNKLTNAGVLFFTEVKEFIPYAGGRIIKVAGGEPVWSREFEGPIWKVIDEMYNELISQFKVIEVIVGTKRVKIPEYPPRAIREAIVNAFAHRNYAIPSDVKIFIHSDKLIVRNPGGLMPGVDLEDPEHVPRNPNLCTLLYDTGYIEKYGYGLKLIREECKKHGLVDVEFKSSANKFEVIFKKKSQELLDDIDKRILEFLTIPRRTGEISEYVGLSKPAVLKRLERLEALGLVRAVGRGAHRKYVAVE; encoded by the coding sequence ATGGACATAAATAAGCTTCTCGAGCTAATTAAGGAAGGCGAAAATGAGCGGATAGAGTTCAAGAGGGCGGCAACACCTGACATAGCGAGGGAAATATGCGCAATGGCAAATGCTGAGGGAGGATACATCCTAATTGGAGTCACAGACGAAGGAAAGATCACGGGATGTAACGTTAAAAAAGCAAAAGAGACCATAACATCTGCTCTACAAAATGTTACACCTCCTCTAAAGGTAAAAATGCACGTGCTCAGCCTTGAGGGAAGGCATATCCTAGTGGTTGAGGTTCCCAAATCGAGTGTTTTATGTTCCATTGGAGGAGTCGCATACATAAGAGTAGGAACAGGAATAAGGCCCCTTTCAATCCAAGAGATAGTTATGCTTTCCTCGGAGCTTGGAACTATAACATGGGATGAATTTCCAGTTGCTGATATTTCAGAAATCAAGGAAGAATATGTAGAATGGTTTTTCAATTCAATGAAGCGCGCGAGAGGTAGGGAGATCCGCAGAGAAAACTGGAATCGGTATTTAAGGAGTGTTAGGGCAATCAAGGGGAATAAGTTGACAAATGCCGGAGTCTTGTTCTTTACAGAGGTTAAGGAGTTCATTCCTTATGCGGGAGGTAGGATAATAAAGGTGGCTGGAGGAGAGCCGGTGTGGAGCAGGGAATTCGAAGGGCCGATATGGAAGGTCATAGATGAAATGTACAATGAATTAATATCTCAGTTCAAGGTCATTGAAGTCATCGTCGGGACAAAAAGAGTTAAGATCCCCGAATATCCGCCAAGGGCGATTAGAGAAGCTATTGTGAACGCTTTCGCTCACAGGAATTATGCTATTCCCTCCGACGTGAAGATTTTTATTCATTCGGATAAGCTGATAGTGCGGAATCCTGGGGGTCTAATGCCCGGGGTTGATCTAGAAGATCCCGAGCACGTGCCGAGAAATCCAAACCTCTGCACGCTCCTGTATGACACTGGATACATAGAAAAGTACGGTTATGGGTTAAAGCTGATACGGGAAGAATGCAAGAAGCATGGTCTCGTTGATGTCGAGTTTAAAAGCTCCGCAAATAAGTTTGAGGTAATATTCAAAAAAAAGAGCCAAGAGTTGCTTGATGACATTGACAAGAGAATATTGGAGTTTCTGACGATACCAAGGAGAACTGGGGAAATCAGCGAATACGTTGGTTTGTCAAAGCCAGCAGTACTCAAAAGGTTAGAGAGGCTTGAGGCCTTAGGACTCGTGAGGGCTGTTGGAAGAGGTGCGCACAGGAAGTACGTTGCAGTTGAATAG